The following are encoded in a window of Saccharothrix longispora genomic DNA:
- a CDS encoding EamA family transporter — protein MSTLESPARPGLIQGPLPILAACALWGTTGTVSSFAPGSAPPSAVGAAGLVLGGLLLFLSARGSRDVLRTADRRLLLLGAVTAAGYALAFYPAVARTGVAVATTVALATAPIVLGLRARPFTTLTAVAGCAVLVLGDGEAHVDLLGVGLALVAGLSYAAYSAVCAHLIARGHPSRAVVGAVFGGASALTLPVLLVLGVGWVGTVQGAVVTAHLAVFTTFLAYLLFGLGLRHTSAAAATTLTLAEPAVAAVLGVVVLGERLALVSWCGMGVLVLALAVLARR, from the coding sequence GTGTCCACTCTCGAATCACCGGCACGCCCTGGTCTGATCCAGGGGCCGCTGCCCATCCTCGCCGCGTGCGCCCTGTGGGGCACCACCGGCACCGTCAGCTCGTTCGCCCCCGGTTCCGCGCCGCCCTCGGCGGTCGGCGCGGCCGGGCTGGTGCTCGGCGGCCTGCTGCTGTTCCTCAGCGCGCGGGGCTCCCGCGACGTGCTGCGCACCGCCGACCGGCGGCTGCTCCTGCTCGGGGCGGTGACGGCGGCCGGCTACGCGCTCGCGTTCTACCCGGCCGTGGCGCGCACCGGTGTGGCGGTGGCCACGACGGTGGCGCTGGCGACCGCGCCGATCGTGCTCGGCCTGCGGGCCCGGCCGTTCACCACGCTGACCGCCGTCGCCGGGTGCGCGGTGCTCGTGCTCGGCGACGGCGAGGCGCACGTCGACCTGCTCGGCGTCGGACTGGCGCTGGTCGCGGGCCTGTCGTACGCCGCCTACTCGGCCGTCTGCGCCCACCTGATCGCGCGCGGCCACCCGTCGCGGGCGGTCGTGGGCGCGGTGTTCGGCGGCGCGTCGGCGCTGACCCTGCCCGTGCTGCTGGTGCTCGGCGTCGGCTGGGTGGGCACCGTCCAGGGCGCGGTGGTGACCGCGCACCTCGCGGTGTTCACCACGTTCCTGGCGTACCTGCTGTTCGGGCTCGGCCTGCGGCACACGAGCGCGGCGGCGGCGACCACGCTGACCCTGGCCGAACCCGCCGTGGCGGCCGTGCTGGGCGTGGTCGTGCTGGGTGAGCGCCTGGCGCTCGTGTCGTGGTGCGGCATGGGCGTGCTGGTGCTGGCGCTGGCGGTGCTCGCCCGCCGGTGA
- a CDS encoding SRPBCC family protein, giving the protein MPTTFISYRRDDSSGHAGRLYDVLAARFGEDAVFLDVDSIGPGEDFAEVVERVLDRCDVLLAVVGRAWSSERLHDPADFVRLEVERALARGLRVVPVLVGGAVLPPAGDLPPSLRPLLRRNAFELSDLRFRRDADHLAEHLVETAPAVEAFTLERHVRAAPEAVFDLLADPARSVAVFSSVTRVEPVTPGPPGPGTRYRQTSRVLGAEVDAEVSYVEFARPHRLTTVVAGTASGAPSRIEYAFAPAAGGTRVTCRYLVVGEGWKLRAAVLASRAYSARRARRELDELAAAAEA; this is encoded by the coding sequence GTGCCGACCACCTTCATCAGCTACCGGCGCGACGACAGCTCCGGCCACGCCGGACGGCTGTACGACGTGCTGGCCGCGCGGTTCGGCGAGGACGCCGTGTTCCTGGACGTCGACTCGATCGGGCCGGGCGAGGACTTCGCGGAGGTCGTCGAGCGCGTGCTGGACCGGTGCGACGTGCTGCTGGCGGTCGTGGGGCGGGCGTGGTCGTCCGAGCGCCTGCACGACCCGGCGGACTTCGTGCGGCTGGAGGTGGAGCGCGCGCTGGCCCGCGGCCTGCGCGTCGTCCCGGTGCTGGTGGGCGGTGCGGTGCTGCCCCCCGCCGGCGACCTGCCGCCCTCGCTGCGCCCGTTGCTCCGGCGCAACGCCTTCGAGCTGAGCGACCTGCGGTTCCGCCGGGACGCCGACCACCTCGCCGAGCACCTCGTCGAGACCGCGCCCGCGGTGGAGGCGTTCACCCTGGAGCGGCACGTGCGGGCCGCGCCCGAGGCGGTGTTCGACCTGCTCGCGGACCCTGCGCGGTCGGTCGCGGTGTTCTCGTCGGTGACGCGGGTCGAGCCCGTCACGCCCGGGCCGCCGGGCCCCGGCACGCGGTACCGGCAGACGTCGCGGGTGCTCGGCGCGGAGGTGGACGCGGAGGTGTCCTACGTGGAGTTCGCCCGACCGCACCGGCTCACGACGGTCGTGGCCGGGACCGCGAGCGGCGCCCCGAGCCGGATCGAGTACGCGTTCGCGCCCGCCGCCGGCGGCACCCGGGTCACCTGCCGCTACCTGGTGGTGGGCGAGGGCTGGAAGCTGCGCGCGGCCGTGCTGGCGAGCAGGGCGTACAGCGCGCGGCGCGCCCGGCGTGAGCTGGACGAGCTGGCCGCCGCGGCCGAGGCGTGA
- a CDS encoding toxic anion resistance protein yields the protein MTGFALPPPEPVPPVPVERAAGLIALDDDARADVGRRADEFAGRLAALDVRSPAFTTALDELLAVGESDMRAAAGVAGAMLDRSARALRDGSAQVGVTTSLAGLRRTVAELDPARLPITGRKLVRLLPGANAAKRALDRYRAAGEPVDRLVVDLRTRQDGLRRDNAAVKRERERLWEVMGRLAESAALAGAVDEAVARQADVLDLTDPERARALRADVLHPIRRRHQDLLTQLAVSAQGYLALDLVRRTNDELVRGVERAVSTTVAALRVALLVSGALAHERDVLDEVDAVRATTDGLLRANADLLDLQTAEIRRAGSDPAVAVETLRSSFDRIYAAIDAVDGYRADAVRTMEATVESLSGEVRRAEAHLRRSHDTALVEGDR from the coding sequence GTGACCGGGTTCGCGCTCCCCCCGCCCGAGCCGGTGCCACCGGTCCCGGTCGAACGCGCGGCGGGCCTGATCGCCCTCGACGACGACGCCCGCGCCGACGTCGGCCGCCGCGCGGACGAGTTCGCCGGGCGGCTGGCCGCGCTCGACGTGCGCTCACCGGCGTTCACCACCGCGCTGGACGAGCTGCTCGCCGTCGGCGAGTCGGACATGCGCGCGGCGGCCGGCGTGGCGGGCGCGATGCTCGACCGCTCCGCCCGCGCGCTGCGCGACGGCTCGGCGCAGGTCGGCGTCACCACCAGCCTGGCGGGCCTGCGCCGCACCGTCGCCGAGCTCGACCCGGCCAGGCTGCCGATCACCGGGCGCAAGCTCGTCCGGCTGCTCCCGGGCGCGAACGCGGCGAAGCGCGCACTGGACCGCTACCGCGCGGCGGGCGAGCCGGTGGACCGGCTCGTCGTGGACCTACGCACCCGGCAGGACGGGTTGCGCCGCGACAACGCCGCGGTCAAGCGCGAGCGCGAGCGGCTGTGGGAGGTCATGGGCCGGCTGGCCGAGTCCGCCGCCCTCGCCGGGGCGGTCGACGAGGCCGTCGCGCGGCAGGCCGACGTGCTCGACCTGACCGACCCCGAGCGGGCCCGGGCACTGCGCGCCGACGTGCTGCACCCGATCCGCCGACGCCACCAGGACCTGCTCACCCAGCTCGCCGTGAGCGCCCAGGGCTACCTCGCGCTGGACCTGGTGCGGCGCACCAACGACGAGCTGGTCCGCGGCGTCGAGCGGGCGGTGTCCACCACGGTCGCCGCGCTGCGGGTCGCCCTGCTGGTCAGCGGCGCCTTGGCGCACGAGCGGGACGTGCTCGACGAGGTCGACGCCGTGCGCGCCACCACCGACGGCCTGCTGCGCGCCAACGCCGACCTGCTCGACCTCCAGACCGCGGAGATCCGCCGGGCGGGCAGCGACCCCGCGGTCGCGGTGGAGACGCTGCGCTCCTCGTTCGACCGGATCTACGCCGCGATCGACGCGGTCGACGGCTACCGGGCGGACGCGGTGCGCACGATGGAGGCGACGGTCGAGTCGCTGTCCGGGGAGGTCCGGCGCGCGGAGGCGCACCTGCGCCGCTCACACGACACCGCGCTGGTCGAGGGGGACCGATGA
- a CDS encoding vWA domain-containing protein, producing MRTPFTLLLLLLVSACTGPADPGPAEPGLPAGPPGPGVLRVLAGSELTDMGDVLEEAAAATGVRVEFTFTGTLEGTEALAEGAVDGKYDAVWFSSNRYPAGVPEAARRLGAQVEVMSSPVVLGLTGSKARELGWTDRRLGWGEIAEAAGRRAFSYGMTDPSASNSGFSALVGVASALAGAGAAVDAAQIDAVTPELKGFFSAQALSAGSSGWLWQAYQRRATGEDPGGKVDGLINYESVLLSVDSVRAPPEEFTVVYPSDGVVTADYPFTLLADAGDDARDAHRRLTDHLRTPDVQRRIMETTHRRPVVPGVALSDAFAQHDLVELPFPVAQTAVDALLAAYFDEIRRPSRTLYVLDTSGSMAGDRIASLRSALIGLTGADDSLTGRYRRFRSREEVTMLPFSTTPGEPRTFTLPEGDPTAALAGIAAYAGGLREGGGTAIYDSLSRAYEVMGPLVAADPDRFTSIVLMTDGENTDGSGLAEFEASFGSVPARLRGVPVFTVLFGEGSDDELTRVAALTGGKVFDARAVDLGGVFREIRGYQ from the coding sequence ATGAGGACACCGTTCACGCTCCTGCTCCTGCTGCTGGTGTCGGCGTGCACCGGCCCGGCCGACCCGGGGCCGGCGGAACCCGGCCTGCCGGCGGGGCCGCCCGGGCCCGGCGTGCTGCGCGTGCTCGCCGGCAGCGAGTTGACCGACATGGGGGACGTGCTGGAGGAGGCCGCGGCCGCCACCGGGGTGCGGGTCGAGTTCACCTTCACCGGCACCCTGGAGGGCACCGAGGCGCTGGCCGAGGGCGCGGTCGATGGCAAGTACGACGCGGTGTGGTTCTCCTCCAACCGCTACCCGGCGGGCGTCCCCGAGGCGGCCCGGCGGCTCGGCGCGCAGGTCGAGGTGATGAGCTCCCCGGTCGTCCTCGGGCTGACCGGGTCGAAGGCCCGCGAGCTGGGCTGGACCGACCGCCGGCTCGGCTGGGGCGAGATCGCCGAGGCCGCCGGGCGGCGCGCGTTCAGCTACGGCATGACCGACCCGTCCGCCTCGAACTCCGGGTTCTCCGCGCTGGTCGGCGTCGCGTCCGCCCTCGCCGGGGCGGGCGCCGCGGTCGACGCCGCGCAGATCGACGCGGTCACGCCGGAGCTCAAGGGGTTCTTCTCCGCGCAGGCGCTGTCCGCCGGCTCGTCCGGCTGGTTGTGGCAGGCGTACCAGCGCCGCGCCACCGGCGAGGACCCCGGCGGCAAGGTCGACGGGCTGATCAACTACGAGTCCGTGCTGCTGTCGGTCGACTCCGTGCGCGCACCACCCGAGGAGTTCACCGTCGTGTACCCGAGCGACGGGGTGGTGACCGCCGACTACCCGTTCACCCTGCTCGCCGACGCGGGCGACGACGCGCGCGACGCCCACCGGCGCCTCACCGACCACCTGCGCACACCCGACGTGCAGCGCCGGATCATGGAGACCACCCACCGCAGGCCCGTCGTGCCGGGCGTCGCGCTGTCCGACGCCTTCGCGCAGCACGACCTGGTCGAGCTGCCGTTCCCCGTGGCGCAGACCGCCGTGGACGCGCTGCTCGCCGCCTACTTCGACGAGATCCGGCGCCCCTCCCGCACCCTGTACGTGCTCGACACCTCCGGGTCGATGGCGGGCGACCGCATCGCATCGCTGCGATCCGCGCTGATCGGGCTGACCGGCGCGGACGACTCGCTCACCGGTCGGTACCGGCGCTTCCGCAGCCGTGAGGAGGTGACGATGCTGCCGTTCAGCACCACTCCGGGCGAACCGCGCACGTTCACCCTGCCCGAGGGTGACCCCACGGCCGCGCTGGCCGGGATCGCGGCGTACGCCGGGGGACTGCGGGAGGGGGGCGGCACGGCGATCTACGACAGCCTGTCGCGCGCCTACGAGGTGATGGGACCGCTGGTGGCCGCCGACCCCGACCGGTTCACCTCGATCGTGCTGATGACCGACGGCGAGAACACCGACGGCTCGGGCCTCGCCGAGTTCGAGGCGTCGTTCGGCTCGGTGCCCGCGCGGCTGCGGGGCGTGCCGGTGTTCACCGTGCTGTTCGGCGAGGGCAGCGACGACGAGCTGACCCGCGTGGCCGCGCTGACCGGCGGCAAGGTGTTCGACGCCCGCGCCGTCGACCTCGGCGGGGTGTTCCGCGAGATCCGCGGGTACCAGTGA
- a CDS encoding lytic polysaccharide monooxygenase auxiliary activity family 9 protein, producing the protein MPIPARKNVFARSLALLVAVTGLMAGLLTGVADAHGSTTDPPSRNYGCWQRWGSDFQNPSMAQQDPMCWQAWQADTNAMWNWNGLYREGVAGNHQGAIPDGQLCSGGRTGGMRYAALDNPGQWKAVTKPRQFTLTITDQARHGADYLRVYVTKQGFDPTRQALGWNNVDLVATTGRYAPAGTYQVAVNAGSRTGRHVVYAIWQASHSDQSYYFCSDVIFQ; encoded by the coding sequence ATGCCAATCCCTGCGAGAAAGAACGTGTTCGCCCGGTCCCTCGCGTTGCTCGTGGCCGTCACGGGGCTCATGGCGGGGCTGCTGACCGGCGTGGCCGACGCGCACGGGTCGACCACCGACCCGCCGTCGCGCAACTACGGCTGCTGGCAGCGCTGGGGCAGTGACTTCCAGAACCCGTCGATGGCCCAGCAGGACCCGATGTGCTGGCAGGCGTGGCAGGCCGACACCAACGCGATGTGGAACTGGAACGGCCTGTACCGCGAGGGCGTCGCCGGCAACCACCAGGGCGCGATCCCCGACGGCCAGCTGTGCAGCGGCGGGCGGACCGGCGGCATGCGGTACGCGGCGCTGGACAACCCGGGCCAGTGGAAGGCCGTGACCAAGCCGCGGCAGTTCACGCTCACCATCACCGACCAGGCCCGGCACGGCGCGGACTACCTGCGGGTGTACGTGACCAAGCAGGGCTTCGACCCGACCAGGCAGGCACTGGGCTGGAACAACGTCGACCTGGTCGCCACCACCGGCCGCTACGCGCCGGCGGGCACCTACCAGGTGGCCGTGAACGCGGGCAGCCGCACGGGCCGCCACGTCGTCTACGCGATCTGGCAGGCCAGCCACAGCGACCAGTCGTACTACTTCTGCTCGGACGTCATCTTCCAGTAG
- a CDS encoding HEAT repeat domain-containing protein: MTTSARRLLHSLDPLPFAARRRLLARTARELVGTPELDRLLDDLHGRGPFERLTAVQIAYVAGHRAHVERCLSAPETAVVHQALGAAIRLDLPGAVFRERLPHLPTDLRRLLYGAVRRRERRALADALLPVARSLYGDHEAAGLLPACSSDVVRAALPELEHAVGGWTAVGRRHPGVVLDFVEAELSATAPTWWAGTWQRFGQAVVAAARAEPDRVLDLVERVLPHVPLPWELDKVVGRLARHAPERVAALLVDPRRTGPLPARRSLWRALAVLPEERLVPVARVLDGDQQVRFLRAVAPSRRAAVVAGVFGDRPDVPLPVLDELPSAARGEAARRLLGLRVVADDPVRRLEVTARLPWEEAREVLLTATRRATADDRAAAYPLYLSAAVATRDPEVVGGVVAGLAGLTNEQDPVRARAIGALAAIPGWLFRPDEADVLVKVALDAAEARDSSWRTQHAVRALAAALIREGAVSRRPALVDAGLAAVEHLGGHATSVDLSNLDRVLPRGAEERVFAALEPRITADARRGRHAVLLGLAAGLGKRAWRLDRVQELLDRARSAKDDHVVRRAIDLWLAPPATRDERVGRVFRDDPSTITLHAVREAIGRRRTDLLDRVAVGSLHGRFLKRGVRYVPAFRGCFDRWLPRQVEAHAAALRALVEARRAPAVERASAARALGRVPGTADVLRGFLADPEVRVVEAALGALAWTDEPSAVLPDLLAHVDTDRARVAVHALARCARSTPPDRLGALLAPLAAGRKVTARKEAVRLLARHRVPGAATALAGAWDGEHRDVKRALVSATRWFLDDPAAWELLTRASGERGEVAVELLELPPAAVARRHRERYAGLVRAVASSADPDTARRGLGALPEWTRWTAGSADLLVDLVVDLDNTATWSGALTALLRASATTQDVAPLRAAVAGLLARVDLHDAEPDRDLPARQRVSSIASRLVAERGQVRWRAASRALARDLAAAGLDAAAVPLALAAVPWEEPGAELEGLREVVRLAVRPTLRWRAAEGVSDELGARLSRLSPTRLHEVASALVPECAPLALAVVSAVGRGTGWPEPWRVLLRGLRRHEDPDVREAASGVVTAVE, from the coding sequence GTGACGACCTCCGCCCGCCGCCTGCTGCACTCCCTCGACCCGCTGCCGTTCGCCGCGCGCCGCCGCCTGCTCGCCCGCACCGCGCGCGAGCTGGTCGGCACGCCCGAGCTGGACCGGCTGCTGGACGACCTCCACGGCCGGGGCCCGTTCGAACGGCTGACGGCCGTGCAGATCGCCTACGTGGCCGGGCACCGCGCCCACGTCGAGCGCTGCCTGTCGGCCCCCGAGACCGCGGTGGTGCACCAGGCGCTCGGCGCGGCGATCCGGCTCGACCTGCCCGGCGCGGTGTTCCGCGAACGCCTGCCGCACCTGCCGACCGACCTGCGCCGGCTGCTCTACGGCGCGGTGCGCCGGCGGGAACGCCGGGCGCTGGCCGACGCGCTGCTGCCCGTCGCCCGCTCGCTCTACGGCGACCACGAGGCCGCCGGGCTGCTGCCCGCCTGCTCGTCGGACGTGGTCCGGGCCGCGCTGCCGGAGCTGGAGCACGCGGTCGGCGGGTGGACCGCGGTCGGGCGTCGACACCCCGGCGTGGTGCTCGACTTCGTCGAGGCCGAGCTGTCCGCGACCGCGCCCACGTGGTGGGCGGGCACGTGGCAGCGCTTCGGGCAGGCCGTGGTCGCCGCCGCGCGGGCCGAACCGGACCGCGTCCTCGACCTGGTCGAACGCGTGCTGCCGCACGTGCCGCTGCCGTGGGAGCTGGACAAGGTCGTCGGCCGACTCGCCCGGCACGCGCCGGAGCGGGTCGCGGCCCTGCTGGTCGACCCGCGCCGCACCGGGCCGCTGCCCGCGCGCCGGTCGCTGTGGCGCGCGCTCGCCGTGCTGCCGGAGGAGCGGCTGGTGCCGGTCGCCCGCGTGCTCGACGGCGACCAGCAGGTGCGGTTCCTGCGCGCCGTCGCGCCGTCCCGGCGGGCCGCGGTGGTCGCGGGCGTGTTCGGCGACCGCCCGGACGTGCCGCTGCCCGTGCTGGACGAGTTGCCGTCCGCCGCGCGCGGTGAGGCGGCCCGGCGGCTGCTCGGACTGCGCGTGGTCGCCGACGACCCGGTCCGCCGGCTGGAGGTGACCGCGCGGCTGCCGTGGGAGGAGGCGCGGGAGGTGCTGCTGACCGCCACCCGTCGTGCCACCGCGGACGACCGCGCCGCGGCCTACCCGCTGTACCTGTCGGCCGCCGTCGCGACCCGCGACCCCGAGGTGGTCGGCGGGGTCGTCGCCGGCCTGGCGGGCCTGACCAACGAGCAGGACCCGGTGCGCGCCAGGGCCATCGGTGCCCTCGCCGCCATCCCCGGGTGGCTGTTCCGCCCGGACGAGGCCGACGTGCTCGTCAAGGTCGCGCTGGACGCCGCGGAGGCGCGCGACTCGTCGTGGCGGACCCAGCACGCGGTCCGCGCGCTGGCCGCGGCGCTGATCCGCGAGGGCGCTGTGTCGCGCCGACCCGCGCTGGTGGACGCCGGGTTGGCCGCGGTGGAGCACCTGGGCGGGCACGCGACGTCGGTGGACCTGTCGAACCTGGACCGCGTCCTGCCGCGCGGCGCCGAGGAGCGGGTGTTCGCGGCGCTGGAACCGCGGATCACGGCGGACGCCCGACGCGGCCGCCACGCCGTGCTGCTCGGGCTCGCGGCAGGTCTCGGCAAGCGTGCCTGGCGCCTGGACCGCGTGCAGGAACTGCTGGACCGGGCCCGGTCCGCCAAGGACGACCACGTGGTGCGGCGCGCGATCGACCTGTGGCTCGCGCCGCCCGCGACCCGGGACGAGCGGGTGGGGCGCGTGTTCCGCGACGACCCTTCCACGATCACGCTGCACGCCGTGCGCGAGGCGATCGGCCGCCGTCGCACCGACCTCCTGGACCGGGTGGCGGTCGGGTCGCTGCACGGGCGGTTCCTCAAGCGCGGCGTGCGGTACGTGCCGGCGTTCCGCGGCTGCTTCGACCGCTGGCTGCCGCGCCAGGTCGAGGCGCACGCCGCCGCGCTGCGCGCGCTGGTCGAGGCGCGGCGCGCCCCCGCCGTGGAGCGCGCGTCCGCCGCGCGGGCCCTCGGCCGCGTGCCGGGGACGGCCGACGTGCTGCGCGGGTTCCTGGCCGACCCCGAGGTGCGGGTGGTGGAGGCGGCGCTGGGTGCGCTGGCGTGGACCGACGAACCGTCGGCGGTGCTGCCGGACCTGCTCGCGCACGTCGACACAGACCGGGCCCGCGTCGCCGTGCACGCGCTGGCCCGCTGCGCCCGCTCCACCCCGCCCGACCGGCTGGGCGCGCTGCTCGCGCCGCTGGCGGCCGGGCGGAAGGTGACCGCCCGCAAGGAGGCCGTGCGGCTGCTCGCCCGGCACCGCGTGCCCGGCGCCGCGACCGCGCTCGCCGGCGCGTGGGACGGCGAGCACCGGGACGTGAAGCGCGCCCTGGTGTCCGCGACCCGCTGGTTCCTCGACGACCCGGCGGCGTGGGAGCTGCTGACCCGCGCGAGCGGCGAACGGGGCGAGGTCGCGGTCGAGCTGCTGGAGCTGCCGCCCGCCGCCGTCGCCCGGCGCCACCGGGAGCGGTACGCGGGGCTCGTGCGCGCGGTCGCCTCCTCGGCGGACCCGGACACGGCCCGGCGCGGCCTCGGCGCGCTGCCGGAGTGGACCCGGTGGACCGCGGGCTCGGCGGACCTGCTCGTGGACCTGGTGGTGGACCTCGACAACACGGCCACCTGGTCGGGCGCCCTGACCGCCCTGCTGCGCGCCTCGGCCACGACGCAGGACGTGGCGCCGCTGCGCGCCGCCGTGGCCGGGCTGCTCGCGCGGGTGGACCTGCACGACGCCGAACCCGACCGGGACCTGCCGGCCCGGCAGCGGGTGTCCTCGATCGCGTCGAGGCTGGTGGCGGAGCGCGGGCAGGTGCGGTGGCGGGCGGCGTCCCGCGCGCTGGCCCGGGACCTCGCCGCGGCCGGCCTCGACGCGGCGGCGGTCCCGCTCGCACTGGCCGCCGTGCCGTGGGAGGAGCCCGGCGCGGAACTGGAAGGGCTGCGCGAGGTGGTGCGGCTGGCGGTGCGGCCGACGCTCCGGTGGCGCGCGGCGGAGGGCGTCTCCGACGAGCTCGGCGCGCGGCTGTCCCGGCTGTCACCGACCAGGCTGCACGAGGTGGCGTCGGCGCTCGTCCCGGAGTGCGCGCCGCTGGCGCTCGCGGTCGTCTCGGCGGTGGGGCGCGGCACGGGGTGGCCCGAGCCGTGGCGGGTGCTGCTGCGCGGCCTGCGCCGGCACGAGGACCCGGACGTGCGCGAGGCGGCGTCGGGCGTGGTGACCGCGGTGGAGTGA
- a CDS encoding ATP-binding protein: MNAKTEQVDDLRLVALPTAVNVADMFVRFSLGEWRLRGMQDEAAQTARRLVGAAVEVADRRAPGLLLIRLRLTGTYLVVEVEGNRVAVPPELAGTRAGLVDLTAGGHLAWCELPLPSGMNASSVPLPRREPRRSPAAEKLGDEPDVDPEVIQRILYGLGGGAGRPE; this comes from the coding sequence GTGAACGCCAAGACCGAGCAGGTCGACGACCTTCGACTCGTCGCGCTACCGACCGCGGTGAACGTCGCGGACATGTTCGTCCGCTTCTCGCTCGGCGAGTGGCGCCTGCGCGGCATGCAGGACGAGGCCGCCCAGACCGCGCGCCGGCTCGTGGGCGCCGCCGTCGAGGTGGCGGACCGGCGTGCCCCCGGCCTCCTGCTGATCCGGCTCCGGCTGACCGGCACCTACCTCGTGGTCGAGGTCGAGGGCAACCGGGTGGCCGTGCCGCCGGAGCTGGCGGGCACCCGGGCGGGCCTCGTGGACCTCACCGCGGGCGGCCACCTCGCGTGGTGCGAACTGCCGCTCCCGTCGGGCATGAACGCCTCGTCGGTGCCGCTGCCGCGCCGCGAGCCGCGCCGCTCCCCGGCCGCGGAGAAGCTGGGCGACGAGCCCGACGTGGACCCCGAGGTGATCCAGCGCATCCTCTACGGCCTGGGTGGTGGCGCGGGCCGCCCCGAGTGA